A DNA window from Methanooceanicella nereidis contains the following coding sequences:
- a CDS encoding dolichol kinase has protein sequence MDPGENNSVTGKHYFNIDMDFLVYEAMRKLLHVAWSFIPLLYYFCLTKNDVLILLALILLVWVSLEILRRKDINVIPVRYLREHEKNGLPIGAFFQLMSFFLVVMLFDKEIAILAMMFNCIGDSATAMAGAAMYSYIGKEKTDIRVFDVRSFKLSLKRVGEDFRFAARNYKSPVLMAIMFATCAMISTGLYPDMSALVLIAGSAGAAIADGIPWRFFGVTIDDDLTITIMSAAFMSAAYMVA, from the coding sequence ATGGACCCCGGGGAAAATAATTCAGTTACTGGTAAACATTATTTTAACATAGACATGGACTTCTTAGTCTATGAAGCCATGAGAAAACTTCTTCACGTAGCATGGTCATTTATCCCGTTGCTGTATTATTTTTGCCTTACAAAGAACGATGTTTTGATCTTACTGGCCCTGATACTGCTGGTATGGGTATCCCTGGAGATCCTGAGGCGTAAAGATATCAATGTCATCCCGGTGAGATACCTGAGGGAACATGAAAAGAACGGGCTCCCCATAGGCGCTTTCTTTCAGCTCATGTCATTTTTCCTTGTCGTTATGCTATTCGATAAAGAGATCGCCATCCTTGCCATGATGTTCAACTGCATAGGCGATTCGGCCACTGCGATGGCCGGCGCAGCGATGTATTCCTACATAGGTAAAGAAAAGACCGATATACGTGTCTTTGACGTGAGGTCGTTTAAATTAAGCCTGAAAAGGGTCGGAGAGGACTTTAGGTTTGCTGCCCGTAATTATAAGTCGCCTGTATTGATGGCGATCATGTTCGCGACATGTGCCATGATCTCTACGGGCTTATACCCGGATATGTCTGCCTTAGTACTAATAGCAGGATCTGCCGGCGCTGCGATCGCCGACGGTATACCATGGAGATTCTTCGGAGTCACCATAGATGACGACCTGACTATCACGATAATGTCAGCAGCGTTTATGTCCGCCGCTTATATGGTCGCATGA
- the rbr gene encoding rubrerythrin translates to MNKTLENVTKAFVGESQARNRYTFYASTARKEGYEQISEVFTITADNENEHAEWFFKFLKQLNGGEKIDPMIVEAVAPTTWGTTIDNLKAAIAGENEEHTKLYPEFASIAEQEGFKDIANRIRSIAIAETHHEERFAKVLKELEAGTFFKKSEPVWWFCRKCGYKHYDTEPPAKCPSCDHERSYYQKMCEQF, encoded by the coding sequence ATGAACAAGACTCTTGAGAACGTTACAAAGGCATTCGTAGGCGAAAGCCAGGCGAGGAACAGGTATACTTTCTATGCCAGCACGGCAAGAAAAGAGGGATACGAGCAGATCTCCGAAGTATTCACGATCACCGCCGATAACGAGAATGAGCATGCGGAATGGTTTTTCAAATTCCTGAAACAGCTTAACGGAGGAGAAAAGATCGACCCTATGATAGTTGAGGCAGTAGCCCCGACGACGTGGGGCACCACGATAGATAATCTGAAAGCGGCGATAGCTGGCGAAAACGAGGAGCACACGAAGCTATATCCGGAATTTGCCAGTATAGCGGAGCAGGAAGGGTTCAAGGACATCGCTAACCGGATAAGGTCCATAGCGATCGCTGAAACTCATCATGAGGAAAGATTCGCTAAAGTGCTAAAGGAACTGGAAGCAGGTACGTTTTTCAAGAAGAGCGAGCCTGTATGGTGGTTCTGCAGAAAATGCGGGTATAAGCACTATGACACCGAGCCTCCTGCAAAGTGCCCTTCATGCGATCATGAAAGGTCTTACTATCAGAAGATGTGCGAGCAATTCTGA
- a CDS encoding Ig-like domain-containing protein, producing the protein MVGKNLRVTLSSSVSRNLVLAVRCLFSMMIIASLFSASFIGSVSAQAISVSDTDINIQGSVTPAGSMNGMSVSGVTISNSSKPFAYVSGYYDHNIYVIDYITGTVIDTISVGSDTFCIAFHPSGEFAYVTTDRNILVIRTSDHSIVKDIPTSYQGRMIAFNPGGEYAYVTSYFFTGDYSDIISTSDHSIAARTDIKLYSSGVAFHPSGEYAYITDWNNDSVYIIQTSDHSTIGCIPGMSDPYNVAFSKTGNVAYVTNYNIGMVSVIDTSTSSVIHNITIPGCNGTNGLAVDPSGNFIYVTDKSMGYGLWVIDTSDYSIAKNLTVCQSPRNLAIDPSGKVAYVPSSMNSSMFVIDTSSHSVVDSVYLGSGGSWHVAFNPAGDYYPPEISSTYPSKGAANVGITSVIKATFNEPIDTSIINGSTLTVVDDNGSVVTGNVTCSGADVIFTPTKHLNYTTTYTATITGVKDLLGFEFEGKYSWSFSTGQYYPHVSVKCPPSSGISYIFENGELVDTLTNSTASPTPSPVPTPAPTAQPTIEATATPVPTMIPSSTPVATPPVQPSDIDNDGGIWMWILLFGVAISAISAYFLLFRKK; encoded by the coding sequence ATGGTCGGTAAAAACTTGAGGGTAACTTTATCAAGCTCAGTATCACGAAATCTTGTGCTTGCTGTCCGTTGTTTATTTTCGATGATGATCATAGCTTCGCTATTTAGCGCCAGCTTCATAGGATCAGTATCTGCACAGGCGATAAGTGTATCAGATACTGATATTAATATTCAGGGTTCGGTAACGCCGGCCGGTTCAATGAACGGTATGTCCGTATCCGGTGTAACGATATCCAACTCATCCAAGCCTTTTGCCTATGTCAGCGGTTATTATGACCATAATATCTATGTCATTGATTATATCACCGGTACTGTTATCGATACTATATCAGTCGGGTCGGACACATTTTGCATAGCTTTCCATCCTTCAGGAGAGTTTGCTTATGTTACTACTGACCGCAATATTCTGGTCATCCGTACCTCGGATCATTCTATTGTGAAGGATATACCGACGAGCTACCAGGGGAGAATGATCGCATTCAATCCCGGCGGAGAATATGCATATGTAACTAGCTATTTCTTCACTGGCGACTACTCAGACATCATTAGTACGTCGGACCATTCTATCGCCGCTCGAACAGATATTAAACTATACTCCAGCGGTGTTGCATTCCATCCCTCAGGAGAGTATGCATATATTACCGATTGGAACAATGACAGCGTATATATCATTCAAACTTCCGACCACAGTACAATAGGCTGTATACCGGGCATGTCAGACCCTTATAACGTCGCTTTTAGCAAGACCGGGAATGTCGCTTACGTTACTAACTATAATATCGGCATGGTCAGCGTCATTGATACCTCAACAAGTAGCGTTATCCATAATATTACGATACCTGGTTGCAATGGAACTAACGGGCTTGCAGTTGACCCTTCCGGCAATTTCATATATGTGACAGATAAAAGCATGGGGTACGGTCTATGGGTGATCGACACTTCTGACTATTCCATTGCTAAGAACCTGACAGTATGCCAGTCCCCGAGAAACCTGGCAATAGACCCGTCGGGCAAAGTGGCCTACGTCCCGTCCAGCATGAATAGCAGTATGTTCGTTATCGATACTTCCAGCCACTCGGTAGTTGATAGCGTTTATCTTGGATCAGGAGGTTCATGGCATGTTGCGTTCAATCCCGCCGGTGACTACTATCCGCCGGAAATATCTTCCACATATCCGTCAAAGGGGGCAGCGAACGTCGGGATCACCAGTGTCATAAAAGCCACTTTCAACGAACCTATCGACACCTCTATAATAAACGGCTCTACCCTCACCGTAGTTGACGATAACGGGAGCGTTGTTACAGGTAATGTTACATGTTCAGGAGCCGATGTGATATTTACTCCTACAAAACACCTGAACTATACTACAACATATACGGCGACCATAACCGGTGTGAAAGATCTTCTGGGATTTGAGTTCGAAGGCAAGTATTCCTGGTCTTTTTCCACAGGACAATATTATCCTCATGTGTCAGTAAAATGCCCGCCATCATCTGGTATTTCTTATATATTCGAGAATGGGGAGCTTGTCGACACTCTTACTAATAGCACGGCCTCCCCGACGCCTTCTCCGGTCCCGACTCCCGCGCCGACTGCACAGCCGACGATCGAGGCCACGGCTACCCCCGTACCTACGATGATACCTTCGTCCACGCCGGTAGCTACTCCTCCTGTACAGCCATCTGATATTGACAATGATGGCGGTATCTGGATGTGGATATTGTTGTTCGGAGTGGCCATATCGGCAATAAGTGCCTATTTCCTGCTGTTCAGGAAAAAATAA
- the nifH gene encoding nitrogenase iron protein produces MRQVAIYGKGGIGKSTTTQNTVAALAEAGKKVMVVGCDPKADSTRLLLHGLCQKTVLDTLRDEGDDIELDAILKPGFGETRCVESGGPEPGVGCAGRGIITSINLLESLGAYTSDLDYVFYDVLGDVVCGGFAMPIREGKAQEIYIVASGELMALYAANNISKGIQKYANTGGVRLGGIICNSRKVDNEYALLKAFAEEIGSQLIHFVPRDNVVQRAEINKKTVIDFEPNADQANEYRKLARAIDENKMFVIPRPMKQERLEELMMQHGFLDAM; encoded by the coding sequence ATGAGGCAAGTAGCAATATACGGAAAAGGCGGTATCGGTAAATCGACCACGACCCAGAATACGGTGGCGGCACTGGCTGAAGCAGGTAAGAAGGTAATGGTCGTCGGATGCGACCCAAAAGCCGACTCTACGAGGCTCCTGCTCCACGGGCTTTGCCAAAAGACCGTACTGGACACCTTACGTGACGAAGGCGATGATATCGAGCTCGATGCCATCCTTAAGCCAGGGTTCGGAGAGACCCGCTGTGTCGAATCGGGCGGTCCGGAACCGGGCGTAGGCTGCGCAGGCAGGGGGATCATCACGTCCATCAACCTCCTTGAATCGCTCGGAGCGTACACCAGCGACCTGGACTACGTGTTCTACGATGTGCTCGGCGACGTCGTTTGCGGCGGGTTCGCTATGCCGATCAGGGAAGGAAAGGCGCAGGAGATCTATATTGTCGCATCGGGAGAGCTGATGGCGCTGTATGCGGCGAACAACATCTCCAAGGGCATCCAGAAGTACGCAAATACCGGCGGAGTAAGGCTGGGCGGCATCATATGCAACAGCCGTAAAGTCGACAACGAGTACGCACTGCTCAAGGCATTCGCGGAGGAGATCGGTTCCCAGCTCATTCATTTCGTCCCGCGTGACAACGTTGTGCAGCGTGCGGAGATCAACAAGAAGACGGTCATCGATTTCGAGCCCAACGCAGATCAGGCTAACGAATACAGGAAACTGGCCAGGGCCATCGACGAGAACAAGATGTTCGTCATACCCAGACCAATGAAACAGGAACGCCTTGAAGAGCTGATGATGCAGCATGGATTCCTGGACGCGATGTGA
- a CDS encoding CDP-2,3-bis-(O-geranylgeranyl)-sn-glycerol synthase, with the protein MVPAYTANVCATLLGSGTPIDLGKNFFDKKRILGDGKTYKGFINGSLCGAIMGAAQIMALPYIAPHFTNAAGDALITASYIAIITMPVGALLGDMTKSFIKRRIGFDRGEMLPGADQLDFVAGAWLLTYIFDPAWFASNFTIWVIIMAILVTPPLHLLSNIIGFRIGKKKVPW; encoded by the coding sequence ATGGTGCCTGCGTACACAGCCAATGTCTGCGCCACGCTACTTGGCAGCGGCACACCTATAGACCTCGGAAAAAACTTTTTTGATAAAAAGAGGATCCTTGGAGACGGTAAGACCTATAAAGGTTTCATAAACGGCTCGCTGTGCGGCGCTATAATGGGCGCGGCCCAGATAATGGCGCTCCCGTACATCGCCCCGCACTTTACGAACGCTGCGGGAGACGCGCTGATAACGGCATCCTATATCGCCATCATCACTATGCCGGTAGGTGCCCTGTTAGGCGATATGACGAAGAGTTTCATAAAAAGGCGTATAGGTTTTGACAGAGGAGAGATGCTCCCTGGCGCTGATCAGCTTGATTTTGTCGCAGGTGCCTGGCTATTGACATATATTTTCGACCCTGCATGGTTCGCCAGTAATTTTACCATATGGGTCATAATCATGGCGATCCTGGTAACTCCCCCGCTGCACCTGTTAAGCAATATCATAGGCTTCAGGATAGGGAAAAAGAAGGTTCCCTGGTAA
- a CDS encoding PHP domain-containing protein, which yields MLIDTHTHTDLSDGLEDTGTVLSKAAAMGMDIISITDHDCIKAYPKAFTIAESYGIHMVPGVELTTKNEKGCNCIHIVGLGIDTGSEVSAVLEKITKSFEDSEWGFLENVNKFMSERHPGWIPATKIKPSVFRNTIESANQQGINISEKEMMDIIFNPDLWVPIEFEITLEDAVSYIKDWGGVPVLAHPFDFSNDVNVVLKRFLDAGGEAIEVCKYRYKARTEMLSTLPVTELVKKEREMNLWTIEQAKKHGLKITMASDHHDDTRVMGMNPEEYGIDIMWLYDL from the coding sequence ATGCTCATAGACACTCATACACATACGGACCTGAGCGACGGGCTTGAGGACACCGGGACCGTCCTATCAAAAGCAGCGGCCATGGGAATGGATATTATAAGCATCACCGACCATGACTGCATAAAGGCATACCCGAAAGCATTTACCATAGCGGAGAGCTACGGAATTCACATGGTGCCGGGCGTGGAGCTTACGACAAAGAACGAAAAGGGTTGTAACTGTATCCATATCGTCGGGCTGGGCATCGATACGGGCAGTGAAGTTTCCGCGGTGCTCGAAAAGATCACGAAGTCCTTCGAAGACTCGGAGTGGGGCTTTCTGGAAAACGTCAATAAGTTCATGTCGGAGAGACATCCCGGCTGGATACCCGCTACAAAAATAAAGCCCAGCGTGTTTCGAAATACTATCGAGAGCGCAAATCAGCAGGGCATAAATATCTCTGAAAAAGAGATGATGGACATCATATTCAACCCGGACCTGTGGGTGCCTATCGAGTTCGAGATAACGCTTGAGGACGCGGTCTCCTATATCAAGGATTGGGGCGGCGTGCCTGTCCTTGCACATCCCTTCGACTTCAGCAACGATGTCAACGTGGTCTTAAAGAGGTTTTTGGATGCCGGCGGAGAAGCCATAGAGGTCTGCAAATACAGATATAAGGCCAGGACAGAAATGCTGTCCACATTGCCCGTCACCGAGCTCGTTAAAAAAGAGCGGGAGATGAACCTCTGGACGATCGAGCAGGCAAAAAAGCACGGCCTCAAGATCACGATGGCCTCGGACCATCATGACGATACCCGCGTCATGGGCATGAACCCGGAAGAATATGGCATCGATATTATGTGGTTATACGACCTATGA
- a CDS encoding TspO/MBR family protein, producing the protein MISDRLKLVISLGICLLAGIIGGAITAPNIMTWYGTLIKPSFSPPNWLFGPVWTILYILMGVALFLIWKKINEAPEAKTAIAFFGIQLVLNFFWSLFFFGLHSISLAFLDIVLLLIFIILTTMKFYRIDKTAAYLMVPYLLWVSFATILNLSLLLLNP; encoded by the coding sequence ATGATAAGTGATCGCTTAAAACTCGTTATTTCTCTGGGCATATGCTTACTTGCAGGAATTATCGGAGGCGCTATCACTGCGCCGAACATAATGACCTGGTATGGTACTCTCATAAAACCGTCATTTTCGCCTCCGAACTGGCTATTCGGCCCTGTCTGGACTATACTGTACATCCTGATGGGGGTAGCATTATTCCTTATATGGAAAAAGATCAATGAAGCTCCTGAAGCTAAGACTGCCATCGCCTTTTTCGGCATCCAGCTCGTGTTGAATTTCTTCTGGTCACTGTTCTTTTTCGGGCTTCACTCCATATCTCTCGCGTTTTTGGATATAGTCCTATTGCTTATCTTTATCATTCTAACGACGATGAAATTCTACCGGATAGATAAGACGGCAGCATATCTGATGGTACCATATCTTCTATGGGTATCGTTCGCGACCATATTGAACCTGTCTTTACTGTTGCTAAACCCATAA
- the speD gene encoding S-adenosylmethionine decarboxylase: MKTNYSPTGESWGLLVSLDLFGCDPNVINSGKELEKYVVELCDVINMKRYGPCHCELFGEAGTPLAGYSVFQFIETSCISGHFSASDNSAYVDVFSCSEFDPVVVEEFTTKFFKSESCIKTVTPRMYDPRVRPGNCCSCGSKVKQDA; this comes from the coding sequence ATGAAGACTAATTACTCACCAACCGGAGAATCATGGGGACTCTTAGTGAGCCTCGACTTATTTGGATGCGACCCGAACGTCATAAACAGCGGAAAAGAACTCGAGAAATATGTAGTTGAGCTTTGCGACGTTATCAACATGAAGCGCTACGGCCCGTGCCACTGTGAACTTTTCGGAGAGGCAGGCACCCCGCTCGCAGGCTACTCGGTATTTCAGTTCATAGAGACCAGCTGTATCAGCGGGCACTTCTCAGCCTCTGACAACTCAGCATACGTCGATGTATTCAGCTGCTCCGAATTCGACCCTGTGGTCGTCGAGGAGTTCACAACGAAGTTCTTCAAGTCCGAGAGCTGCATAAAGACCGTTACCCCGAGAATGTATGACCCCAGAGTAAGACCGGGCAACTGCTGCTCTTGTGGCTCAAAGGTAAAGCAGGACGCATAA
- the ala gene encoding alanine dehydrogenase — MARLLSMEDVKRTITMDDVLPAVEEVFKEYALGKTYMPSKIYLDIPGYGDFRAMPSYVPSINTAGLKWVNVHPENPRKGIPTVMGTIMLSKPETGEILSIMDGTYVTDMRTGAAGGVAAKYLARKDTSVIGLVGSGEQAWTQMLAYKCVFGDRIKLVKVYSRTLSHAEKFAKRVQDKMGYNAKAFEKCEDAVDADLVATVTPARSPVVMSGWIKPGTHINAIGADAPGKQELETELTLRSRIFVDSYDQTSHSGEINIPWGQGLLNEKMLAGSIGEVIAGIKPGRTDDEEITIFDSTGLAIQDMATAHIVYEKSMKGNMGTEFNF; from the coding sequence ATGGCACGGCTATTATCCATGGAAGATGTTAAGCGGACCATTACGATGGACGATGTTTTACCTGCGGTCGAAGAGGTCTTTAAGGAATACGCGCTGGGAAAGACGTACATGCCCAGCAAGATATACCTGGATATACCCGGATATGGCGATTTCAGGGCGATGCCGTCTTACGTGCCTTCCATAAATACGGCAGGGCTAAAATGGGTCAACGTGCATCCGGAAAACCCCCGGAAAGGTATACCGACAGTAATGGGTACCATAATGCTGAGCAAGCCGGAGACCGGGGAGATCTTATCTATTATGGACGGGACCTATGTCACGGACATGAGGACCGGCGCTGCAGGCGGTGTTGCCGCAAAATATCTCGCGAGAAAAGACACGTCAGTCATCGGCCTCGTCGGCAGCGGAGAGCAGGCTTGGACGCAGATGCTGGCCTATAAATGCGTTTTTGGCGACAGGATAAAGCTCGTAAAGGTATACAGCAGGACATTATCTCATGCGGAAAAATTCGCAAAAAGAGTGCAGGATAAAATGGGATATAATGCAAAAGCATTTGAAAAATGCGAAGATGCCGTGGATGCCGACCTTGTGGCTACCGTGACCCCTGCCCGTTCGCCGGTAGTTATGTCGGGATGGATCAAGCCCGGCACTCACATCAATGCCATTGGAGCTGACGCACCTGGAAAGCAGGAGCTTGAGACTGAGCTGACTCTCAGGTCCAGGATATTTGTGGATTCCTATGACCAGACATCGCACAGCGGCGAGATAAACATACCATGGGGCCAGGGCCTTTTGAATGAAAAGATGCTCGCAGGAAGTATCGGCGAGGTCATAGCCGGGATAAAGCCGGGAAGGACCGATGATGAAGAGATAACTATCTTTGATTCAACGGGGCTGGCTATACAGGATATGGCCACGGCGCATATCGTATATGAAAAATCTATGAAAGGTAATATGGGAACGGAATTTAATTTTTGA
- a CDS encoding S1C family serine protease gives MIPVDETLLVRIIEEASPSVVNINTVVLIRDAYMNVYPQQGMGSGIIINSKGYILTNNHIVENTQSMIVSMMDGTKLEGKLVGTDPMTDIAVVKVDNGKKKLPVAKIGDSDELRMGQLAIAIGNPFGFMLRGPTVTVGVISALNRTIQGERGVYENILQTDAHINPGNSGGPLLNSKGEVIGMNSANLPFGQGIGFSIPIKAAMQIAKELIEHGKVIRPWLGILGIGLTKEIADYYHLPVSEGVLVTRAFENSPAGQRGITSGDIILSVDGITVKDMSELAGYVRKKKIGDKIKLTIKRGSLQGDVDIILAETPQM, from the coding sequence ATGATACCAGTCGATGAGACACTTTTAGTCCGTATAATCGAGGAAGCGAGCCCTTCTGTCGTTAACATCAACACCGTCGTTCTTATACGGGACGCTTACATGAACGTTTACCCTCAGCAGGGCATGGGTTCCGGCATAATCATAAACTCTAAAGGCTATATTTTGACCAATAACCACATCGTCGAAAATACCCAGAGCATGATAGTAAGCATGATGGACGGGACGAAACTCGAAGGCAAACTCGTAGGTACGGACCCCATGACCGACATAGCAGTCGTAAAAGTCGATAACGGCAAGAAAAAGCTGCCGGTAGCTAAGATCGGCGACTCGGACGAGCTAAGGATGGGACAGCTTGCGATCGCCATCGGGAACCCGTTCGGCTTTATGCTCAGGGGGCCGACGGTCACAGTGGGCGTCATCAGTGCCCTGAACAGGACTATACAGGGTGAAAGGGGAGTGTATGAAAACATCCTCCAGACCGACGCGCACATCAATCCCGGCAACAGCGGAGGCCCTCTGCTGAACAGTAAGGGCGAAGTGATCGGGATGAACTCAGCTAACCTGCCGTTCGGACAGGGTATCGGGTTCTCCATACCTATCAAAGCGGCGATGCAGATAGCAAAAGAGCTCATCGAGCATGGTAAGGTAATAAGGCCATGGCTGGGCATACTGGGAATAGGGCTTACTAAAGAGATCGCCGACTATTATCATCTGCCCGTGTCAGAAGGCGTACTTGTCACCAGGGCTTTCGAGAATAGCCCGGCAGGCCAGAGGGGCATCACGTCCGGGGATATAATCCTGAGCGTGGATGGCATCACGGTGAAAGATATGAGTGAACTTGCAGGATATGTGCGCAAGAAAAAGATAGGGGATAAGATAAAACTGACCATAAAACGGGGAAGCCTGCAGGGTGATGTGGATATAATCCTTGCCGAAACGCCTCAAATGTAG
- a CDS encoding CDP-alcohol phosphatidyltransferase family protein: MVTIPNIITGFRGLLILLIGVCFFSYSPENDYLRLVAAGLVVLAIISDILDGKIARKLNQESYIGGIMDAAVDMTGFVLGFLLLYFIDTGMRFPAWMVFVVVGREIVVYGFFLYIIILKGRLDKRPHALGRINSFLLAVSIICLLLQFEYSMMIWAAAAILTVLSGIENIHGGYKFLHSSRDTAA, from the coding sequence ATGGTGACCATACCAAACATCATCACGGGATTCAGAGGCCTGCTTATCCTGCTGATAGGCGTATGTTTCTTTTCATATTCGCCTGAGAACGACTATCTCCGGCTCGTGGCCGCCGGCCTGGTGGTACTGGCCATCATATCTGACATACTGGATGGAAAAATCGCGCGTAAATTAAACCAGGAAAGCTACATAGGCGGCATAATGGACGCCGCCGTGGACATGACAGGCTTTGTTCTCGGGTTTTTGTTACTGTACTTTATCGATACCGGCATGAGATTCCCTGCATGGATGGTGTTCGTGGTCGTGGGCAGGGAGATCGTCGTCTACGGATTCTTTTTATATATAATAATTTTAAAGGGCAGGCTGGACAAGCGCCCGCATGCTCTCGGAAGAATTAACAGCTTTCTGCTGGCAGTATCAATAATCTGCCTGCTGCTCCAGTTCGAATACTCTATGATGATCTGGGCTGCTGCGGCGATCCTTACCGTATTATCAGGTATAGAGAATATTCACGGGGGATACAAATTTTTACATTCCTCGAGAGATACTGCAGCCTGA
- a CDS encoding deoxyribodipyrimidine photo-lyase, translated as MDPLIEKRITQLNNVSEHDGECVMYWMQSSQRVSDNPALELAVERANTLDQPLMVFYSIDPSIPLANERNFTFMLEGLKDVANGLETIGATFCIRHGSSMENAAEVSMECDASLVVTDESHLNHGRDRRDAAAQMLKVPLYQVDSNVIVPVREIPGEQYAAYTIRPKLMDLLEKYLRPAKKVDLKNHKEVEVSSDTDNIDISRTMKKLGIEKVPPSPLYHGGEVQAWLTLQKFIDDKLDIFAEERNHPEKESTSNMSPYLRFGQISPVSMVYEVKNSGGDKEGIKAFIEEAFVRRELAENFTFYDRKYRTFESLPDWARETIEDHRKDKREYDYSLEELESSKTHDEIWNACQFEMVRTGKMAGYMRMLWGKCIIEWTKTPEKALECMLYLNDKYEIDGRCPNSYAGIMWCFGKHDRAFKERPVIGKLRYMTTDGARRKFDMDEYIKKTGYKEYAEAYA; from the coding sequence ATGGATCCTCTCATTGAAAAACGAATAACGCAATTAAATAATGTGAGTGAGCATGACGGCGAATGTGTCATGTACTGGATGCAGTCGAGCCAGCGTGTATCGGATAACCCTGCCCTGGAGCTTGCCGTAGAAAGGGCGAATACGCTGGACCAGCCGCTAATGGTCTTTTATTCTATCGATCCCTCGATACCCCTCGCAAATGAGCGTAACTTCACTTTTATGCTTGAAGGGCTCAAGGACGTTGCGAACGGGCTTGAGACCATAGGCGCGACATTCTGCATAAGGCACGGCAGCTCGATGGAGAACGCTGCCGAAGTATCGATGGAATGTGACGCTTCGCTCGTAGTGACCGACGAATCCCATCTTAATCACGGCAGGGACAGGCGGGATGCTGCAGCTCAAATGCTGAAGGTACCGTTATATCAGGTTGATTCCAATGTGATCGTGCCGGTCAGAGAGATCCCGGGAGAACAATATGCGGCATATACGATCCGGCCGAAACTTATGGACCTGCTTGAAAAATATTTAAGGCCGGCAAAGAAGGTCGATCTAAAAAACCATAAAGAGGTCGAGGTATCAAGCGATACGGACAATATCGATATTAGCAGGACCATGAAAAAACTTGGCATTGAAAAAGTGCCTCCGTCTCCCCTGTATCATGGCGGGGAGGTGCAGGCATGGCTTACCCTGCAAAAGTTCATCGACGATAAGCTGGACATTTTCGCGGAAGAGAGGAACCATCCCGAAAAAGAATCGACTTCGAACATGAGCCCCTACCTGAGGTTCGGACAGATATCTCCGGTGAGCATGGTATATGAAGTGAAGAACAGCGGCGGAGACAAAGAAGGAATTAAGGCTTTTATCGAAGAGGCTTTTGTTAGAAGGGAACTGGCCGAAAATTTCACATTCTATGATAGAAAGTACAGGACGTTTGAGTCTTTGCCCGACTGGGCCAGGGAAACTATCGAAGATCACAGAAAAGACAAAAGAGAATATGACTATTCGCTTGAAGAGCTTGAAAGCTCAAAGACGCACGATGAAATATGGAACGCATGCCAGTTCGAGATGGTCAGGACCGGGAAGATGGCGGGATACATGAGAATGCTCTGGGGCAAGTGCATCATAGAATGGACGAAGACACCTGAGAAAGCCCTCGAATGTATGCTTTACCTGAACGATAAGTATGAGATAGACGGCAGGTGCCCGAACAGCTATGCCGGGATAATGTGGTGCTTCGGGAAGCATGACAGGGCGTTCAAGGAGAGGCCTGTCATTGGAAAATTAAGATATATGACCACAGACGGCGCGAGAAGAAAGTTCGACATGGACGAGTACATTAAAAAGACGGGGTATAAAGAATACGCGGAGGCATACGCATAA
- a CDS encoding desulfoferrodoxin, which produces MTELNQVYKCNVCGNLVEVMHTGAGQLVCCGQPMQLMKENAVDASKEKHVPVAERASPTLKVKVGSIPHPMEEKHYIEWIEVIAGEKVYRRQLRPGDRPEAEFEVPEGNAQVRAYCNLHGLWKA; this is translated from the coding sequence ATAACTGAATTGAACCAGGTCTATAAATGTAATGTATGCGGCAATCTGGTAGAGGTCATGCACACAGGCGCCGGCCAGCTCGTTTGCTGCGGGCAGCCGATGCAGCTGATGAAGGAGAACGCTGTGGATGCCAGTAAAGAGAAGCATGTACCAGTGGCAGAAAGGGCCTCACCTACACTGAAAGTGAAAGTGGGGTCGATCCCCCACCCGATGGAAGAAAAGCATTACATAGAGTGGATAGAGGTCATAGCCGGCGAAAAAGTATACCGCAGGCAATTAAGGCCCGGGGACAGGCCGGAAGCAGAATTCGAGGTCCCTGAAGGCAATGCTCAGGTCAGGGCTTATTGCAATCTTCACGGGCTCTGGAAAGCATAG